A single Ochrobactrum sp. BTU1 DNA region contains:
- a CDS encoding phosphoethanolamine transferase encodes MQKFRPVIASGPLCLLTALYVLIFTNTSFWRAIGTYYADSPLRLAGIVVALLLLHTALFVLFSAKYVVKPMLILFVIIAAGGSYFTDTFGTIIDKNVVEAALTTTQAESGALLTPSFIWHMMLFGVVPSLLIAWVRVKHRRLLGKLMVNTGVILTCLIAAVAILGTNYAAYSSMFREHGADIMQKLMPSTPITSTIQYVSHVFKNRDITMEPLGLDAKQTLTQLPAGKKLVTVVVVGETARAQNFSLNGYARETNPELKKRDVVAFTDTTSCGTETSVSVPCMFSPFTREDYSNTKFRGSENLMDVLQHAGVQTRWYENNTGSKGVAERIKLTDLQGAQDKRYCEGGECLDQILVDSLSNELNEISGNATIVLHMTGSHGPAYYRRYPAEYAVFAPDCRSNDFAKCSQEEIVNAYDNSILYTDHILSEIVDLLKAHEEKFASAMIYMSDHGESLGEDGLYLHAAPYFIAPSQQTHIPFITWFAPEYAAATGLNPDCLRKTTAEPSSHDNLFHTVLGMMAVRTSAYDQKLDRFAACRTPHNVASN; translated from the coding sequence ATGCAGAAATTCCGCCCTGTGATTGCCAGCGGGCCACTGTGTCTTTTAACTGCACTTTACGTTCTCATATTCACAAACACGTCGTTCTGGCGTGCAATCGGCACCTATTATGCTGATTCTCCATTAAGGCTTGCTGGCATAGTCGTGGCACTGTTGCTGTTGCACACCGCGCTTTTTGTGTTGTTTTCGGCAAAATACGTCGTCAAACCGATGTTGATCCTATTTGTGATAATTGCGGCAGGTGGTTCCTACTTCACTGATACCTTCGGTACGATCATTGACAAGAATGTCGTTGAAGCAGCTCTTACAACTACGCAGGCTGAATCCGGTGCTTTGCTGACGCCGAGCTTCATTTGGCACATGATGCTTTTCGGCGTTGTACCATCGCTGTTGATTGCTTGGGTGCGGGTTAAGCACCGACGACTGCTTGGCAAGCTGATGGTGAATACGGGTGTCATTCTCACATGTCTGATCGCGGCCGTTGCCATACTTGGAACAAACTACGCGGCTTATTCATCAATGTTTCGCGAGCATGGCGCTGATATTATGCAGAAGCTCATGCCGAGCACGCCGATCACCAGCACGATCCAATATGTCTCGCATGTGTTCAAAAACCGTGACATTACAATGGAGCCATTGGGGCTCGATGCCAAGCAAACGTTGACTCAATTGCCCGCAGGCAAAAAGCTGGTAACGGTCGTTGTCGTTGGTGAAACGGCGCGGGCGCAGAATTTCAGCCTCAACGGTTATGCGCGTGAAACCAATCCTGAACTGAAAAAACGCGACGTTGTTGCCTTCACTGACACGACGAGCTGCGGAACAGAGACTTCGGTTTCAGTGCCTTGCATGTTTTCGCCTTTCACTCGTGAAGATTATTCCAATACAAAGTTCCGCGGTTCCGAAAACTTGATGGATGTGCTCCAACATGCAGGCGTACAGACGCGTTGGTATGAGAACAATACTGGCAGCAAGGGCGTTGCAGAACGCATCAAGCTGACCGATCTGCAAGGCGCGCAGGACAAGCGCTATTGCGAAGGTGGCGAATGTCTCGATCAGATATTGGTTGATAGCCTGTCCAACGAGCTGAATGAAATTTCGGGCAATGCGACCATCGTTTTACATATGACGGGTAGCCACGGCCCTGCCTATTATCGCCGATACCCGGCTGAATATGCGGTCTTTGCACCCGATTGCCGTTCAAATGATTTTGCTAAATGCTCGCAGGAAGAAATCGTCAACGCCTATGACAACTCGATCCTTTATACGGACCATATTCTGTCCGAGATTGTCGATCTTCTCAAGGCGCATGAGGAAAAGTTTGCATCCGCGATGATTTATATGTCCGATCATGGCGAGTCGCTTGGTGAGGACGGTCTTTACCTTCACGCCGCGCCCTATTTCATCGCGCCATCGCAGCAGACACACATACCGTTTATCACATGGTTTGCACCAGAATATGCGGCCGCTACAGGTCTCAATCCTGATTGCTTGCGCAAGACGACGGCTGAGCCATCATCGCATGATAATCTGTTTCATACGGTGCTTGGTATGATGGCGGTTAGAACGTCTGCTTACGACCAGAAGCTGGACCGCTTTGCCGCTTGTCGAACACCACACAACGTTGCGTCGAATTAA
- a CDS encoding Gfo/Idh/MocA family oxidoreductase, whose amino-acid sequence MTIEAKTKEAANPRIRLGMVGGGAGAFIGGVHRMASRLDNRFELLAGALSSSPERAQASGRELGLSEDRIYSSYKDMAIREARLKNGIEAVAIVTPNHVHYDAAKEFLRRGIHVICDKPLTSTLADAKKLKKVADESGSLFVLTHNYTGYPMVRQAREMVTNGELGDLRVVQVEYAQDWLTEAVEETGAKGAVWRTDPAQSGLGGATGDIGTHAFNLASFVTGLTLESLAADLDSFVSGRRLDDNAHVMLRFTGGAKGMLWCSQVAPGNENALRLRVYGTKGGIEWAQEDPNRLWFTPFGEQKRLITRGGAGVGNAATRVTRVPGGHPEGYLEAFATIYSEAANAIQARRDNTNPDSAIIYPTVDDGVKGVAFIDACVRSSNKNGGWVSL is encoded by the coding sequence ATGACCATTGAAGCAAAAACCAAAGAAGCGGCCAATCCACGCATTAGACTTGGTATGGTTGGCGGCGGTGCAGGGGCCTTTATTGGCGGAGTTCATCGCATGGCCTCACGCCTGGACAATCGCTTTGAACTGTTGGCAGGCGCACTCTCGTCATCGCCCGAACGAGCCCAAGCATCAGGGCGCGAGCTTGGGCTTTCAGAAGATCGCATTTATTCCAGCTACAAGGATATGGCGATCCGCGAAGCGCGTCTAAAGAATGGTATTGAAGCGGTCGCAATCGTTACGCCAAATCATGTGCATTATGATGCCGCCAAGGAATTTCTACGTCGCGGCATTCATGTGATCTGCGACAAGCCTCTGACCTCGACCTTGGCTGATGCAAAGAAGCTGAAGAAGGTGGCCGACGAGAGCGGTTCATTGTTTGTGCTGACGCATAATTATACCGGTTATCCGATGGTTCGGCAGGCGCGCGAAATGGTCACCAATGGGGAGCTTGGTGATTTGCGTGTGGTTCAGGTTGAATATGCGCAAGACTGGCTCACGGAAGCGGTTGAAGAAACGGGCGCAAAGGGTGCTGTGTGGCGCACTGATCCGGCGCAATCTGGTCTTGGAGGCGCAACAGGCGACATCGGCACCCATGCCTTCAATCTAGCCTCCTTTGTCACGGGTCTGACGCTTGAAAGTCTAGCGGCCGATCTCGATAGTTTCGTGTCGGGTCGTCGGTTGGATGACAATGCACATGTGATGCTTCGTTTCACCGGTGGAGCCAAGGGTATGCTCTGGTGCAGTCAAGTGGCACCGGGCAATGAGAATGCGCTGCGTTTGCGTGTCTATGGCACTAAGGGCGGCATTGAGTGGGCGCAGGAAGATCCTAACCGCCTGTGGTTCACACCGTTTGGTGAACAGAAGCGGCTGATCACCCGAGGTGGAGCAGGCGTTGGCAATGCTGCAACCCGCGTAACGCGCGTGCCGGGCGGGCATCCGGAAGGCTATCTCGAAGCCTTTGCCACGATCTACAGTGAAGCTGCAAACGCAATTCAGGCCCGACGCGACAACACCAACCCTGACAGTGCAATCATTTATCCAACCGTCGACGATGGTGTCAAAGGCGTTGCTTTCATCGATGCTTGTGTGCGCTCGTCAAATAAAAATGGCGGATGGGTAAGCCTCTGA
- a CDS encoding sugar phosphate isomerase/epimerase, which yields MKTIKGPGIFLGQFAADEAPFNTWDGITKWAAEKGYAGVQVPTWASQLIDLKKASESKDYCDEFAGIARENGVEVTELSTHLQGQLVAVHPTYDEAFDGFAVPEVRGNPKARQQWAVEQVKMAIRASRNLGIGAHATFSGALAWPFIYPWPQRPAGLVEAAFDELARRWLPILDHADEHGVDICYEIHPGEDLHDGVTFEMFLERVKNHPRANMLYDPSHYVLQCLDYLDNIDIYKDRIKMFHVKDAEFNPTGRQGVYGGYQGWVNRAGRFRSLGDGQVDFGAIFSKMAANDFDGWAVVEWECALKHPEDGAREGAEFVKHHIIRVTDKAFDDFAAGGTDDAANRRMLGL from the coding sequence ATGAAGACGATCAAGGGGCCAGGGATATTTCTCGGGCAGTTTGCAGCTGATGAAGCGCCGTTCAATACATGGGACGGCATCACGAAATGGGCTGCAGAGAAGGGCTATGCCGGTGTGCAGGTTCCCACCTGGGCAAGCCAGTTGATCGATCTTAAAAAGGCGTCTGAATCCAAAGATTATTGCGACGAGTTTGCTGGCATCGCGCGCGAAAACGGCGTCGAAGTGACCGAACTTTCCACACATTTGCAGGGGCAGCTTGTTGCTGTTCATCCGACCTATGATGAAGCTTTTGATGGTTTCGCTGTGCCGGAAGTCCGTGGCAATCCAAAAGCGCGCCAGCAATGGGCGGTCGAACAGGTGAAGATGGCAATCCGCGCATCGCGCAATCTGGGCATAGGAGCACATGCAACCTTTTCAGGCGCATTGGCTTGGCCTTTCATCTACCCGTGGCCACAGCGTCCGGCCGGTCTGGTCGAGGCAGCGTTTGATGAACTCGCCCGCCGATGGCTGCCAATCCTTGACCATGCTGACGAGCATGGTGTGGATATTTGCTACGAAATTCATCCGGGCGAAGATCTGCATGATGGTGTGACGTTTGAAATGTTCCTTGAACGGGTCAAGAACCATCCGCGTGCGAACATGCTTTATGATCCGTCGCATTACGTGCTGCAATGTCTCGACTATCTCGACAATATCGACATCTACAAAGACCGCATCAAGATGTTTCACGTCAAGGATGCCGAGTTTAATCCGACCGGTCGTCAGGGTGTTTATGGTGGCTATCAGGGCTGGGTAAACCGTGCGGGCCGTTTCCGTTCTTTGGGCGATGGTCAAGTCGATTTTGGTGCCATTTTCTCCAAGATGGCGGCCAATGATTTTGATGGCTGGGCTGTTGTCGAATGGGAATGCGCGTTGAAGCATCCTGAAGACGGTGCGCGTGAGGGTGCGGAGTTTGTAAAGCACCATATCATTCGCGTCACCGACAAAGCGTTCGATGACTTTGCTGCGGGCGGCACCGATGATGCTGCCAATCGTCGTATGCTGGGATTATAG
- a CDS encoding substrate-binding domain-containing protein — protein MRGKFLGVAFAALAAGALAFAGGANAQDKKVTIGVSIPAADHGWTSGVVYHAERVAKLLMQEHPGLNVIVKTSPDAASQANALQDLAVQGLDGLVVLPTDPDPLVNAIKEIKDKGTFVALVDRAPSSNDNTIRDLYVAGNNPALGQVAGEYIKKTTPDAQVVVIRGLPIPIDQQRQDGFDKGIEGSNVKILDRQYGNWNRDDAFRVMQDFLTKYPKIDVVWCQDDDMAVGVLEAIKQANREDIQYVIGGAGSKDMIKKVMDGDKLMPVDVLYPPAMVSTAMQLAAGHFYDQIPVSGNYILDATLVTKDNAEQFYFPDSPF, from the coding sequence ATGCGAGGAAAATTTCTAGGTGTTGCTTTTGCTGCTTTGGCGGCTGGGGCATTGGCATTTGCCGGTGGCGCGAATGCACAGGATAAAAAGGTTACGATCGGTGTATCGATCCCTGCTGCGGATCATGGCTGGACTTCCGGTGTAGTTTATCATGCCGAACGCGTTGCCAAGCTTCTGATGCAGGAGCATCCAGGTCTCAACGTGATCGTCAAGACTTCGCCGGACGCAGCCAGTCAGGCAAATGCATTGCAGGATCTTGCCGTTCAGGGGCTTGACGGTCTGGTCGTGCTGCCAACCGATCCGGATCCACTCGTCAACGCTATTAAGGAAATCAAGGATAAAGGCACTTTCGTAGCTCTCGTCGACCGTGCGCCGAGCAGCAATGACAATACGATCCGTGATCTTTATGTGGCGGGTAATAATCCGGCTCTCGGTCAGGTCGCTGGCGAATACATCAAGAAAACGACACCTGATGCGCAGGTTGTAGTTATTCGTGGTCTTCCTATTCCGATTGACCAGCAGCGTCAGGATGGATTTGACAAGGGTATCGAAGGCTCCAACGTCAAGATTCTTGATCGCCAGTATGGCAATTGGAACCGTGATGATGCGTTTCGTGTCATGCAGGACTTCCTAACAAAGTACCCGAAGATCGACGTTGTCTGGTGTCAGGATGACGACATGGCTGTGGGCGTGCTTGAAGCCATTAAACAGGCCAATCGTGAAGACATTCAATATGTCATCGGCGGCGCTGGTTCCAAGGACATGATCAAGAAGGTGATGGACGGCGATAAGCTGATGCCGGTGGATGTGCTTTATCCGCCTGCAATGGTTTCTACAGCCATGCAGTTGGCAGCTGGTCATTTCTACGATCAGATCCCGGTAAGCGGCAACTATATCCTCGACGCTACGTTGGTGACCAAGGACAATGCCGAGCAGTTCTACTTCCCGGACTCTCCTTTCTAA
- a CDS encoding ABC transporter permease codes for MTDDVTDKSRVPKTSRDWDLRAIAPFVALLLLLVLGTIANPNFISIDNLLNVATRSAFIAIIALGATYVISSGGLDLSVGAMAAFVGSIMIMFMNSGVIADPVMMLIAAVLLAVVVGALCGLTNGLITTLGGIEPFIATLGTMGIYRGLTTWLSQGGAITLRNPEIQALYRPAYFGSVFGVPIPVIAIFVTAAIAAFVLYRTRYGRHVIAVGSSEDVARYSGISVKRVRTIAYVVQGLCVAVAVLLYVPRLGSTSATTGMLWELQAITAVVVGGTALRGGVGRVWGTICGAFILEIVGNIMLLSNFISEYLIGAIQGAIIIIAMLVQRSLSRR; via the coding sequence ATGACTGACGATGTAACTGACAAAAGCAGGGTGCCTAAGACGTCTCGAGACTGGGATCTGCGGGCAATAGCACCATTTGTTGCACTGCTTCTGCTCCTTGTTCTGGGAACAATTGCCAATCCAAATTTCATCAGCATCGATAATCTGCTGAATGTCGCGACACGCAGTGCCTTTATCGCAATCATCGCGTTGGGTGCGACTTATGTGATTTCCTCAGGAGGATTAGATCTTTCTGTTGGCGCTATGGCTGCTTTCGTGGGCAGTATCATGATCATGTTCATGAACAGTGGTGTCATCGCTGATCCCGTCATGATGTTGATCGCGGCCGTCCTTCTTGCCGTGGTGGTCGGTGCACTTTGTGGGTTAACCAACGGGTTGATTACCACGCTCGGAGGAATAGAGCCGTTCATTGCGACCCTTGGAACGATGGGGATTTACCGTGGTTTGACAACGTGGCTATCTCAGGGCGGCGCAATCACGCTGCGTAACCCTGAGATTCAGGCGCTCTATCGCCCTGCATATTTCGGTTCGGTTTTTGGTGTTCCTATCCCGGTCATCGCTATTTTCGTCACAGCAGCGATCGCAGCGTTTGTTCTTTATCGTACGCGATATGGGCGCCACGTCATCGCAGTCGGTTCCAGCGAAGACGTGGCACGCTATTCAGGGATTTCCGTCAAGCGCGTTCGCACAATTGCCTATGTGGTTCAGGGACTTTGCGTCGCTGTTGCGGTATTGCTGTACGTTCCACGACTGGGTTCAACGTCCGCAACGACGGGCATGTTATGGGAACTTCAGGCAATCACTGCGGTCGTCGTCGGCGGCACGGCATTGCGCGGGGGCGTGGGACGGGTCTGGGGCACAATTTGCGGCGCGTTCATCCTCGAAATCGTCGGCAATATCATGTTGCTCTCCAATTTCATCAGCGAGTACCTGATTGGTGCTATTCAAGGCGCAATCATCATTATCGCGATGCTGGTGCAGAGGTCGCTTTCGCGACGATGA
- a CDS encoding sugar ABC transporter ATP-binding protein, whose amino-acid sequence MILAHTQTTVPLLEAVSLSKSFGPVQVLKNINLSIYGGEVHAIIGENGAGKSTLMKLLAGNERPTSGEIRIDGKLIAFSNPVEAEAQGIVLVHQEILLAPDLTVAQNIYLGRELSNGLVVDDRSMREGARKAIRDLGADINPDAIVGSLSIAQRQLVQIARVLLVPHRVVIFDEPTASLTPVETEALLKVIMDIRAKGVAVLYISHRLPEVKEISDRVTVLRDGTLVAAHMAAELQPNDMARLMVGRDVAKLYPDRSAQRGQERVLEVEDFSVPGYVKTASFKLNRGEILGFAGLVGAGRTELMEGIVGLRPGKGHLLHRGKSVNFRNAHESLSAGIAYLSEDRKGKGLLLAKDLGINLTLASISKFVRGLQIDRRRERVALDDAIKEFDIRTGRKDILAGQLSGGNQQKLLLAKMMMLNPSIVIIDEPTRGIDVGTKEQIYQFIANLADEGKSIIVVSSEMPELIGICDRIVVMREGRVVGEVTGDRMTEHDIVVLATGVSTEEAA is encoded by the coding sequence ATGATTCTGGCACACACGCAGACCACGGTGCCACTCCTTGAAGCTGTCTCGCTGTCAAAGTCATTTGGCCCAGTTCAGGTTCTCAAAAACATTAATTTGAGCATTTATGGTGGCGAAGTTCACGCCATTATCGGCGAAAATGGCGCCGGAAAATCGACTTTGATGAAACTGCTGGCAGGGAATGAGCGTCCCACGAGCGGTGAAATTCGTATCGATGGGAAGCTAATCGCTTTTTCAAATCCCGTGGAAGCCGAAGCGCAGGGTATTGTCCTTGTGCATCAGGAAATCTTGCTCGCGCCGGATCTGACGGTCGCGCAGAATATCTATCTCGGAAGAGAACTTTCCAATGGACTTGTCGTGGATGATAGATCAATGCGCGAAGGAGCTCGGAAAGCCATTCGCGATCTGGGCGCGGACATCAATCCTGATGCAATCGTCGGTAGCCTATCGATAGCGCAGCGCCAGCTAGTGCAGATTGCGCGGGTACTGCTTGTACCGCATCGCGTGGTGATTTTCGATGAGCCGACAGCATCTTTGACACCGGTCGAAACCGAAGCGCTGCTGAAGGTTATCATGGATATCAGAGCGAAGGGTGTTGCGGTTCTTTATATCTCCCATCGTCTGCCGGAAGTGAAAGAGATTTCGGATCGCGTTACGGTTCTGCGCGATGGAACGCTCGTTGCGGCTCATATGGCAGCAGAGCTTCAGCCGAACGACATGGCTCGGCTTATGGTTGGTCGCGATGTTGCCAAGCTTTATCCAGATCGTTCAGCACAGCGTGGACAGGAACGGGTGCTAGAAGTCGAAGACTTCAGCGTCCCCGGCTACGTGAAAACAGCAAGCTTCAAGTTGAACAGGGGTGAAATCCTAGGCTTTGCGGGGCTAGTCGGGGCAGGACGAACAGAACTGATGGAAGGCATTGTCGGGCTTCGACCTGGCAAAGGACATCTGCTGCACAGGGGAAAGTCTGTAAACTTTCGCAATGCGCATGAAAGTCTTTCCGCCGGTATTGCCTATTTAAGTGAAGACCGTAAGGGCAAGGGATTGTTGCTTGCCAAGGATCTTGGCATCAATCTGACACTTGCATCTATCAGTAAATTTGTGCGTGGTTTGCAGATAGACCGTCGACGAGAGCGTGTGGCGCTTGATGATGCGATCAAAGAATTCGATATTCGCACTGGTCGCAAGGATATTCTTGCAGGACAATTGTCAGGCGGAAACCAACAAAAGCTTTTGTTGGCAAAGATGATGATGCTCAACCCGTCCATTGTGATCATCGACGAGCCAACGCGCGGCATTGATGTGGGCACCAAAGAGCAGATTTATCAATTCATCGCCAACCTAGCCGATGAGGGCAAATCGATTATCGTTGTTTCGTCTGAAATGCCTGAACTGATAGGCATATGCGATCGTATTGTGGTCATGCGCGAGGGCAGGGTCGTTGGTGAAGTGACCGGTGACCGAATGACGGAACACGACATCGTCGTTTTGGCTACAGGCGTCAGCACTGAAGAAGCAGCATAA
- a CDS encoding response regulator, with the protein MIIELDDIRRRFARFLVVLFWLHVPLFAAIAYGAGASVTGGALAGTFLAASYNLMWWRADIAPATRFLSAVALVAEPAILLYLLRGHIWQMDMHMYFFAMLALTIGWCDRRATIIAAVAIALHHLTLDYLLPSLVFPTGSDVRRVMIHAVIVALEAAVLVWFSDMLVSCVNSISNMRDEILAKNSAIEMHSAQVQQAYKAKGMFLANMSHEIRTPLNAILGFCHLMLRTDMTERQRDYLSKINSASGSLLRLINDILDFSKNDAGKLTLENRPFELRALFDRKLQITGTDARAKNVTVNLHIDQGVPERLVGDEMRLGQVLLNLMSNAIKFSENGSVMLRVSGKPSEDGNYRLQIAVADTGIGMTADQQSKLFSSFSQADSSTTRRFGGTGLGLVISKQIAEQMGGDITVSSTPGKGSVFTVTATLGNVDRTHSIIEKPQLHIQKLRILVADDNPASREILQSIFADWSMQVDLVASGTEVIGALETAFQRGNPYDVVLLDWKMPGMDGMETVSTLYANTKLTKLPEIVLITAYGSDEFKAQASRAGIAAYLPKPIESQQILQTLNMLFPLSIDSSNQASDSELIAEPLRGAHVLLVEDNTINREIAYQLLSDAGLDVDIAENGRIACEKVARSGSLYSAILMDVQMPEMDGLEATTHIRRNWSAEALPIIALTAHAYEEERRRCAEAGMNDHVAKPIDPNILIGTLERWMKPRELKTAPQASQDKKSEQLQTDLPERLPPFDLTRALVRVNGKQALLRRLIISFHDDFVDVIQTLMDQIAKGDLTSARRLAHTLKGVAASLELPEISRIAAEVELAIANEQLVGLEPTLSALNSALKPALKAAENLKERSNAPILQRADAIQKTDLAAEVATLRDHLTRRSMRARTSFDALMQTLEATADSRAKGAAIGDAKTALDKLDYESALRSLDAAFDD; encoded by the coding sequence ATGATCATTGAACTCGACGATATCCGCAGACGCTTTGCGCGTTTTCTTGTGGTTCTGTTCTGGCTGCATGTACCACTTTTCGCCGCGATCGCTTATGGGGCCGGCGCTTCCGTTACGGGCGGTGCATTGGCGGGCACGTTCCTCGCAGCAAGCTACAACTTGATGTGGTGGCGTGCAGACATTGCACCAGCTACCCGTTTTTTATCTGCCGTGGCTCTTGTTGCGGAGCCCGCCATTCTGCTTTATCTGCTCCGCGGCCATATCTGGCAGATGGATATGCATATGTATTTCTTTGCCATGCTGGCCCTGACGATTGGCTGGTGTGACAGAAGAGCGACCATCATTGCAGCCGTTGCAATTGCCCTCCATCACCTTACGCTCGACTATCTGCTCCCCTCTCTCGTCTTTCCAACTGGAAGCGATGTTCGACGCGTTATGATCCATGCCGTAATCGTTGCTCTTGAAGCAGCCGTGCTCGTATGGTTTTCCGACATGCTAGTGAGTTGCGTGAACAGCATTAGCAATATGCGCGATGAGATCTTGGCCAAGAACTCAGCGATTGAAATGCACTCGGCCCAGGTTCAGCAGGCTTACAAAGCCAAGGGGATGTTCCTGGCCAATATGAGTCACGAAATCCGCACCCCTCTTAATGCAATCCTGGGCTTTTGCCATTTGATGCTTCGCACAGACATGACGGAGCGCCAGCGTGACTACCTGTCGAAGATCAACAGTGCCAGCGGCTCACTACTTCGCCTGATCAACGATATTTTGGACTTCTCCAAGAATGATGCGGGCAAGCTCACTCTGGAGAACCGACCATTCGAGTTGCGTGCTCTCTTTGATCGCAAGCTTCAGATCACAGGCACCGATGCCCGGGCTAAAAACGTGACCGTTAATCTGCACATTGATCAAGGCGTCCCAGAACGGTTAGTTGGCGACGAGATGCGGCTTGGCCAAGTCTTGCTTAATCTCATGAGCAACGCCATCAAATTTAGTGAAAATGGCTCAGTTATGCTACGTGTGAGCGGCAAGCCGTCAGAGGATGGCAACTATCGTTTGCAGATAGCTGTTGCCGACACCGGCATCGGCATGACCGCCGATCAGCAATCAAAGCTCTTCAGTTCCTTCTCCCAAGCGGACAGTTCGACAACGCGTCGCTTTGGCGGAACGGGCCTAGGACTGGTGATTAGTAAGCAGATCGCCGAACAAATGGGCGGCGACATTACGGTGTCGAGCACACCCGGCAAAGGCAGTGTCTTTACCGTGACAGCAACACTCGGCAATGTTGACCGCACGCATTCGATAATCGAAAAGCCTCAACTCCATATTCAAAAGCTACGAATCCTTGTCGCAGACGACAATCCAGCTTCCCGCGAGATTTTGCAGAGCATATTTGCTGATTGGTCCATGCAAGTCGATCTGGTTGCTTCGGGCACAGAAGTGATCGGCGCCTTGGAAACAGCATTCCAGCGCGGAAACCCTTATGATGTTGTTCTGCTTGATTGGAAGATGCCAGGCATGGATGGCATGGAAACTGTCAGTACCCTATACGCGAATACAAAACTCACCAAACTGCCGGAAATTGTTCTTATCACAGCCTATGGCAGCGACGAATTCAAAGCACAGGCTTCTCGTGCCGGTATTGCAGCGTACCTGCCAAAGCCGATAGAATCGCAGCAAATCCTGCAAACTTTGAATATGCTGTTCCCGCTTTCAATAGATTCAAGCAACCAAGCAAGCGATTCTGAACTTATCGCAGAACCGTTGCGCGGAGCGCACGTGTTATTAGTAGAAGACAACACGATCAATCGCGAAATCGCCTACCAGCTGCTCAGTGATGCTGGTCTCGATGTCGATATCGCTGAGAATGGACGTATTGCCTGTGAAAAGGTAGCGCGGTCCGGATCACTCTATTCTGCCATATTGATGGATGTACAAATGCCTGAGATGGATGGGCTGGAAGCAACCACCCATATTCGGCGCAATTGGTCAGCAGAGGCCCTGCCAATCATCGCGTTGACTGCTCACGCCTATGAAGAAGAACGACGCAGATGTGCCGAAGCGGGAATGAATGATCACGTTGCCAAGCCCATCGACCCAAATATTCTCATCGGGACTTTGGAACGCTGGATGAAACCTCGTGAACTGAAGACCGCCCCTCAAGCATCACAGGACAAAAAATCTGAACAGCTGCAAACTGACCTCCCTGAACGTCTCCCGCCTTTCGACCTGACGCGCGCTCTTGTCCGCGTCAACGGAAAGCAGGCCTTGTTGCGCCGCCTCATTATCAGTTTCCACGATGATTTTGTCGATGTCATTCAGACACTGATGGACCAGATAGCAAAGGGCGACCTTACAAGCGCGCGCCGTTTAGCCCATACGCTGAAGGGCGTTGCGGCCTCGCTTGAATTGCCTGAAATTTCGCGCATCGCTGCTGAAGTGGAGCTTGCGATTGCCAACGAGCAGTTGGTCGGATTAGAGCCAACATTATCTGCGCTCAACTCAGCCTTGAAACCTGCATTGAAGGCTGCCGAGAACTTGAAGGAACGATCGAACGCGCCCATTCTACAAAGGGCGGATGCCATCCAAAAGACGGATTTAGCAGCCGAAGTCGCAACGTTGCGTGATCATCTGACACGCAGAAGTATGCGGGCACGCACTAGTTTCGATGCCTTGATGCAGACCCTTGAAGCAACCGCAGACAGTCGAGCAAAAGGCGCAGCAATAGGTGACGCGAAAACTGCATTGGATAAACTTGATTACGAGTCCGCCTTGCGAAGCCTTGATGCAGCTTTTGACGACTAA